A region of the Channa argus isolate prfri chromosome 3, Channa argus male v1.0, whole genome shotgun sequence genome:
ATTTTCAACTAACTATCTTTTGGAGGGTAAATTTGTTGATGTTCTGTTTTTTACCTCGTGTGCTGGTACAGTATTTATGTACCTGATTGTGGTCTGTAGTACTGTATATGCATGAAAATGATACCGGGAAATAAAACTAATGCATATCAGAGAGAAACATCtaatatttctttgtttataATATATCTTCCtaactttatttgtttaagAAATAACAGAATCTTTAAAAAGCTAAAGAGCCCCAACAGCTTTGGTTAGCTGCTCTACAACTAAATGATGACACATGTTCAGTCTGGCTTTCCCAGCAGCTTTCCAccaacagaaatatatttttatttcgtCAATAGGAGGCTTCAGAGTTTGTAATGTAAAAGTGAAGACCAGTACTCACTCTTGGCCACCAAGTCATCCACAGTCACTCCTCTCGGCAGGGACTTCGGGGGCAGGCTGTTCAAGGCCTGCTGCAGCTGACCCCTCACTTCACATTTGGTGTAAAGCCTCCCTTCAATCAGGCTGCAGCCCAGCACTGCCAGCAAAAACAATGCAAGTACCTTCATCTTGACTCGCTTATCACTTCTGACTCTGAAAACGTTCGCAGCATGATTTATATACTGTCTGCTCGTTAGACCACTCCCTTGGttcttagaaaaaaaagactctGACAAGACTGGATGTGAGCAATTTAGATGTGTATATTTTAAGACATCATAGTAACCTCTCCAACAGAGGATTACTGCTTTGTTCTGTTGAAAGGACATTCTATCCCCTCCAAAACATATATCTTAATGGAAAGGCCAATAAttgatttttgttaaaaaaaatcaaaagatgaatataaaACAATTGTTGAATATTACAACTTATATATCCTCATACTTACATCTAGATACAATATATGTTAACACAGATCATAGCACATTTTGTATCAGAGTGAGTAAAAGTATtaatacaatgtttttaaatgaagtaaaataaaacctagTATCTGATTGGAATCACTTTGCAGTAACGGCATCAAGCAAATCAATCTAGTCCATCAAgtgttggtttctttttttgatGCTTCTCAGCACTTTTATTACAGTCTCCTTCAGTTGTCGTTTGCTTTGgaggtttgtttatttaatctaaTTTGCGTCAGGCTTAAGGTCTTCTGATTGACTTGTCCAGTCTGAACCCTTCAACATTTTCCTCTTATGAAGTCCTTTGTGGAGTTGGCAGCAAGAGAGGCGATCAAGAATCTGATGGTCAcactgactgagctccagagatcctcTGTGGAGATGAGACAAAGTGAAACCATCACTGCAACCCTCCACCGTTCTGGGCTTTGTGGGCTTTGAGTACCGAAAATCTCCCCTCAGTCCTGATGGATGAAAGCTGCTTGGAGTTTGTGaaaaagcacctgaaggactctcacaCTGTGAAGAGCAcgattctctggtctgatgaaaccaagattaaAATGACCCCAATTCCAAATATTATTTCTGATGGAAACAAGGTCCCGCTCATCACTtgcccaataccatccctacagtgaagcatagTGGTGCCAGCATCATGCTGTCTTTCAGCGGCAGGGACTAagagactggtcagggttgaggaaaagctgaatggagtaaagtacaAAGAAATCCTTGAAGTGGGGCTGAAGGttcacacagccaagacaacacaggagtgtCTacggcccagccagagcccagacctgAACCCTATTGAACATCTTTGGAtcgatctgaaaatggctgtaaaCTGAAAGTCCCCAATCTGACTAAGCTTAACAGGATCTGCAAAGAAGAAAGTCCCCCAATGCTGGTGTGCAAAGCTTGAGGCATCATCACACCccaaaaaagacttgaggctgttcCTGATCTGaatccttttgttttgtgtagttgtaatgataaaatgtacTTATTGGACTTATGCAGGGTGTTTTATAGGGATGTTGTGAAACTTGGCTTTACTGCCCACACGGAGATGTCTCCAAGTTACACCAGATTCCTATGTGCCTGATGTACGTTGGAAAGGttaccataaaaggagaaaagctgGAAGCAGCAGAAGGTAAAGAGTTTTCTGCTGAGCAACAGGAGgatttaaatttatgtttgacatgttaagacttagaactgcactggatggaGGCTTGAAACGGTTGATTTACTTCTCTCTTCCAaaaaaagacatcctggatATGGAAGCTTTTTGATTATACTCAGTGTCTGTGACCAGAACTTGTTGAGTTTGTCATGACAAACTGCTGCAAAGGTACCAAAGTACTGagcaatataatataattaatactAAAgggatatttcagttttgttcttTGTAATAATTTACAGAAATTTCTAAGATTTATGAGAAAAAATGAGTTATAATaattgtagtatcaggctgcaacataacagaAAAGTGAAGGGGGAGAACTTCTGAGAACTTTCTAAATATTAGTATTGGAACAGGACTAAGCCTCCATCTGATCATCTGTACACTTTGTATGTACAATGGCAATGACCGTTTGCTCACCTAAAACTTGGGTCATCTACGTGCTATGGTTAAAGATCCGAACCTTTGTTTTCTAATTAgcttttcatttaaaaccaTATTGTTTTCAGTGCAATGCAAACAAATCAATCGGCCTCTTTTCATTACTTGTAGTCATGCGCGATGAAACCGCTTATCTTTTCTAGTTTCAGGGGATTTGGTGTCAGTACCTGCATTGTGACAGCAGCAAGCACAGATTGTATTACATGTAAATATCAGGCTTGTGGTATCGTGAACTCAGACATCGTGTTAcaccaaacaaaagaaagattaaGCTTATTTTAGTTCCAACAAGTTCTCATGTAGgatcttttttcagttttattactaaaacttttatatttagaaattcCAATCCATGTCATTGTTCAGGCTGATCAAACAAAAGTTTGAAGAGAAAAGATTTCATGTCAAGGAGCCAGGCAAAAGGTGAGAGAGCTGATTTGCCTGTTTTACTTCAGATTTGACTGTATATATCTACTCCAAGCAATGGTCCAAATTCAAGATAaattactactgctactactttttattttaaagtcccTTTCAGGTCACCAAAGGTCACTGTGCATAAGAAGCAGCAAACAATAAGAGCACaacaataagtaaaacaaaatgcctTTATCACAGTTCTAGTGAGAAATCACAGAGAATAAGCCACTTTGAATGGATGAGTCTTCAGTTGTGATTTGATTAAGAGTAAAGAGTCCAGAGATGGGGGCAGTACGACTAAGTGCTGCAGTCAGCCCATGACAGTCAAACGTACGGAGGGTGTGGAAAGAAGACCCACAGTATGGGAAGGGGAATATGACTGTAGGAGCTCGGAAAGTTATGGTGGCGCAAGGTTATATACACTTACATGTTGTTGCAGAGAAAGCGAATGAAGGGGACGTCCTATTGTCCTCATCAGTTAGGTGAAGGAAAACCTTTTGACATTAGAGCAGATTatggatgttttctttctttgtcccttttttctttgAACATAAGAAAGATCTTCAGagaattttatttgatttgacaCACAAGACCAATTGGACTCATGGATGAGCTTGTTAGTCAAAGGTCAAGCTCACTGTGGCTTACTTACTCTCTTCTTTGTGTCTAAAAGTATTTTCTAAGTGCGGCTCAcacttctgaccaatcagagaagagctaCAATTTTTTCTTGATCAGTAATTTTATCAGCTCCATACCTACATGAAGTGCTGTGCAAAGTGTGATGCCGTGTAACGAGTGAGCTAAACCTGTATCACATGTGGGAAAGAAGTGGGCAAAGCAGAGTACTGATCTCGTGACCCTGTGTTTGGTTTGTCCGTCTTCAGAAACATGACAGGTCAACATGGCGGCCTCAGTGAAAACAAGCCGTACCTTCTATGTAGGATTGATCTAATGTAATGAAcatgaaataatcaaatgtaatgtggttacacattaaaaatacacgTATggatatatatacaatatatacaacTTCTGCTACTAGATCCCTGCAGATGTAAATTGGAATTTTTCTTTCTGGATCTCAAGAAGAAGAGTCTTATAGCGGGAGGATGACATGTTTAGGTTAATAACTACACTGCCTCTCAGAGGTTTTAGAACAACTCCCTTTTTCCCGTGTTACTTTTATTCCATGATAGATTTTTCTCAGTAAGATGTAAAGAAGCCAGAAGTTAAAACGTGAGTTTACTGAAAAataatgtgtactgtatgttatcAAGTAATAGTTGAACAGCTTGCACCTTCTCTGCAATAATGGAAGTAAATGAAACAATTCCTGCAGGTGTCCTGATCACATTGGTTCCTTACAATTGCTTTGTCTGTAAAACTATATTAGAACAGATTGTGTTTCTACACTGTCCTCAGCAGTACTTTGACAGTAATGCAGTGCAGGACATAGTACAGTATGTCCCTAGAACAAATGAAGACAAACCATGTAAATCATGTGGGTGTAGTAGAGAGACAAGGTGTTTTTGAGAACCCATTATGCTTGTGATGATTGTGACCTTTTCATTCACTTATTTCACTAATTTACTACTTAAGTACATATGTAATAGTTGTTTTCTGGAGCATTTTTCACAATAACTGCTTTTGAATTATGAGAACAACACAAACTGGCTGGAAGTTATTTTATAAGTTACTTTTTCAAACTTTCCTGCATAAATCGAATTATATCTCCACACCTGAGTCAGGTTCATCTGTCTTCATAGGATAAGATTTTCATTTTAGCTTCTTTTCACATATACTTGTCCTCACcattgaattttatttaaaaaaaataaaataataataaaagatgtttttaggtttttccTACAACAACTTTCATACCGGTACACCCGGCAGTTCCCACAGCACCTGGCCACATTGTACGGTGAGATGTGTAGTGTAGTGGACGCCAAAGGAAGTTTCGATATGTTAATGGAGAACAAAATGAATGTCATGGTGGGGGCAATGAGTGACCGGCAGGGTTGGGTGTTTCTGGAGCAGTCAGACAAGTAGGTGGCGATAGAGAAGTATGGTATGGGTATGACCATGGGTATGGTAACTGGTTGGACACTGGACCAGAGAAGTACAGGTGAGTAAATGACATGAAAAATCAGGTATTCAGGATGGTTCCCTATGGAAACAGTTTTACTGGGACTGACCATTAAGAACATTAATGTTCATGAAGAGCATCAAGAGGGAAAAACTTAAGTCCAGGTTCACACGTCAAAATTCCAGAAGGCTGAAAAATCTCTGATACAAGCAGGATAGAGAACGATCTGGGTTGGAAGTTCCTGGACTTCAGTTCAGAGagtcatgtctgtttttattgaagTGCTGTGTGAGAAGCTGAATGCTTTAATATTAGGGATTGTAAACGATAATCTccagtttttattgtttacaatttgacatgttttgactAAAATAACCGTTATCAACCGGCTCTGTTATCtccttttcaccttttttgtACCATGACGTTCATATCATGTCATTAAGGTCCCACACTCCTGATCCTCCTGCTGCTTTTACACTGGTTCTACAGCAAATGTAGAATCCAATCCAGGATCTCTGTGGCAGGATCAGACAGCTGCCTACGCAGATCTGACGGACACTAAAAGGGACAACTGTGACCTGCTGgcggagcaggtggaggaaaaggtAAGAAAACCCACAAACTGACTTAAATTCATCACGTTTATTTCAATCCATCCAACAAAGAAATATCCGGGTCCACACAGAGCAAAATGTTGtgctaatgttttttcttgCTCAGTAGGATGTCGATGTGATGAACCTGCTCTATTTACACTAAAACCGAAGCAGCCTGATACACCAGCCATGGAGAAATTAATGATAGTGCAGGGAATCAAGaaacatgaattaaaaacacacacagatatatttTACTGGTCAGAAATTTTCCTGACAGACTTTGCccacaatgattttttttacaattccaGTAAATTCCaaaggcacacacagacacacatggcAGCAAGTGcgtcatcatcatcctcactTTATTAGTGACACTACTCACTACCTGCTCATTAGAgagaacattaaaaacactcaaGTGACACTAAAAGATTTAAGTTGATGGGCATCCAGCGAAGTACACGGACGGGTTTGTGTTTTCGCAGGTTTCCTTCTCGAGGAACTTGTTTCTGCAAACAGAACAGATCAGCAATATTTTAGgtgttttacatgtgtgttgCACATGTGACACAgattttcaaaagcaaaatatgGTAACGGATAAATTTACAGGCTCTTGTCCCCAACGTGCTGTCGCTGTGGAAATACATGGAAGATCTTTTACATGCAATAAAAGTATTAGGAGAAATACATGACTTTGcacttttattaacatttaatttgtcagtGAGAAGAATTGAAGCATTGAAACGTGATGCACTTCACACCACAATGCAAACAGTGTTGTCACTGTTCATCATCGGCGACCAAAGACAAAAGGTGATTCAGCAGCCGAACGCTTCAGATGGAAATGGTGTAAGAACGAGGGCAGTGTTTGGATTCCACCTGGATATCCTGCTTGCGTGTGATagccatctctttctctttgtttcctgtctgatAACATCAACTAATTTCCAAAAACAGAAGATGTCATGCAAAGCCACTGACTGTGGCGTGAGTAGAAGCAGcagtggcttttattttgaaatgtaaagggTTGGTAGTTCTAAGTTTCTCATCcacacaaaatgtgttgtgCTCACTGTGACAGTTTGAGCTTCACTGTGCAGAATGATAATAATAAGTGAACTGTAGAGACAAACTTACCCGATACTGAGGAGGATCTTCAACACGCATCCGATGTCATCGCTTATGTCATCGTCAACCAATTCTGTTGGTTTGTGATGAAGACGTTAGTTGactatattttaatgtaataaccCAGTTAGGGCAACAACATGGAGATACTCACTGCTGCAGTCCATCCCACAGATGTTGGCTGATGGAGTTGATCCGTTGCTGCAGACTTGGCAGCTGCTGAGCTGGAAGGTGCCATAGAGAGTGCAGTTCTGTGGAGGCTGACGGGGTGATGCAGGCCGAACTTGCAGCGAAGGCAACTTGGTGTGTCGACGGTGGCGAGAACGGGGCTGGTTTGAGCCGGTTTGGTTTTTGTGATGGTCTTCCTTTCCATTGCGTTTGTCATGGTCTCCAGTCAGGTCCTTGTGAACCCCGCTGTGGTTTCCAAGGTGCTTGTTAACGTCCCCAAGCGGCTCCTTGTGAACCCCGCTGTGGTTTCCAAGGTGCTTGTTAACGTCCCCAAGTGGCTCCTTGTGAACCCCGCTGTGGTTTCCAGGGTGTAGGTTCACCTCTCCAACCAGCCCTTTCACAGCACTGGTGTTAAAACCTGACACAGTCTCCGCGTGACAGACAACTGAAGACAGGagacaagacagaaaaacaagttgacaaattgtgtgttttgacCCACTCACCTACAAACCTTTAGGCGGATTTGTGTTAATTTTCTGCCTTCAGTGTATGTGTTTTAATAGTCAAGCAGATATTTATGGGATGTTTATAATGATTTACTGTACTTCATCAGCAGGAGCCAGTGGAcaagcacagagacacaaatttCCCTGGGAATggctgttttgtatttttgtgatttGGATATTTTTGCCCGGTGGTCATGTAAATAATCTCCAGGTAAATGTCAAATGCAAATTTCCTCTGCGGCTGCTCTGTCAATTCAAATGCCTTTTTCTCACGCTGCTTGACGTCATCAGGACGTGTTTACAGTTTGTGCGTGTGCTTaaaaacaggtaaaataaataagGCGTGACATCAGTACGTGGACGAATTCTTTGTAAGTTTGAAGTTGTAAGTTCTTTGTAACTTCAAGAAATAAGAGAACGAgtagcaaataaaaaacaaaacctgtaaTAATGAACTTTAAACTACACATCGGGACTTTCAGCAGCTTTCAAACCAACATACAAACATCTTTTATGAGCTTCAGTGTTTGTAATGTCAAACTAACCAGCACTTACTCTTGGCCAATAACTTGTCCACGGTCGGTCCTTTCAGGGTTGCCTTAACTGTCAGGTTACCAGTGGCTTTCACCAGCTGGTTCTTCAGCTCACATTTCGTCACGATCCTCGCTTCAGTCAGACTGCAGCCCAGCGCTGCCAGCAGAAACACCGCAAGTAGCTTCATCTTGACTCCAACTGTTGCCTCTCACTCTGGAAATGCACCTGGCTTCATATTTATACGGTCTGCAGAGCCACACTTTGCATCATCTGTTCAGCTCAGAGCACCACACCCCTGCCTCCTAAAAACAGGGATGTGACACATTTCACGTTCGTCTCAGcagtaaacatgaaaacatctttaCACGTTACACTTTCATACTGTTGAAAACACACCAGTCATGAGCTAAAACTGTCTAATGTGACCTTTAGTCCATGAagggataaaaaacaaacacatacatcaatggtctgcacttatgtagctcTTTACTACCTATTAGTATCCTCCTGTCCTGGTTTACACTGCTACTCACCTAttcacgctcacacacacacacacacacatcgatgggggagctgctatgcagttggccaacactcaccaggagcaactaagttggggtttggtgtcttgctTCGCTGGTTTTGAACTTGTCTCTTTTGGTagtagtttgagtagtacatgaaACTTCCCACTGACGTCCCTATAGCCAAacatctctctacttttagctgaaaaatgcctccagatgacatcacttggaggaaccttcagttcagattatgtcatgtcTCATTGCTCACACAATGAAGGTAGTAATCATGGACAacttgcttttccagagcttgaACTTCTAATGTGAGAAACAccttcaggtgatgtcatctggaggagtttttcagctagaagtagaggaATATTTTCTTATAGCCAAGTCAGAGGAAAGTGTAAAAGctttcatgtacatttacatccttaAGCCATAGTGAAGTCGCCTTTTAAGGCTGTGCTAAAGTTTAATAatgcaacatttatttgaatCTACACCTCAGACTGTTCACTGCATTGCTGCTCCACATATCATCACATTTATCTAATTTATCGGTAACCacgtttacattttattacactaCAGTAATTTTTTCCTCCAAGATACTAAACTAATGTACTCCTAGGactaattattttaaagtaattatatGTACCTTAAGTTACCTACAGTATATGATCGCAAGCAGTATATAGACCATGTATTCAGTTAATGTACAATATGATACAGTAAGTAGATTTGTGGATATAAAAGTTTACTATTACAATTATCAATTCAATGATAAATTAATTGAAAAGCAATGACATATATGCGCTCAAGTGGCAATTTGCTGAATAATGAGCACAGCTATTGCCAGGTGTGTTCACCTGCAGTACAAACTAAAATGCACAGACGACATCATTGTCATTAGGTTGTTTGTCATCCCACATATTCCTTTGTTAAACAGACACACTCACTGACCACAGACTGGGGTGGAGGGCACAGCTGTTCACATACAGGGCTTCGCGTGTCCCTATTAGtaacattttatgttatgtttgcaGGAAACTTAGTGAAGGACCTGGTCTATGTGTTTCCACTTCCATGCACGTTTTCATATTTCCAGGTTCCATGAGACTAAAACCACAGAAGGTGAAACTGTTTAACTTCTTCTGTCTTCTCATGAATGTTTTAGGGGATTTGGCTTCCGACAGCGTGACAACCatgaatatatgaatatagTATGTTAAATATAACTCTGTTGATATCCTGAACACATGTATCACGTTAAACTTAACAAAGGCAACATGAGCAGGAGCCCACTGATACTCATCAGCAGTTCAACACGTTCCCAGCTGATAGATAACAACTCTACTCAAATGTCTTCAACCAGCGAGTCCTTATCAGCCTATAACTGGGGTTAGTCTCCCTGCTCATGACTTTGAACATCCTACAGCCAGCCACCGCAAAAGTGTTGATGAGCTTCAGGGGATTTAAACCTTTGAGTGTGTGCAACAGTCCCTCAGTCCAAAAGGTGGAGGTGCTCCATTCGGCTGAGCTGCCTGACTGAGCTGCCCAAGTGTGTAAAGTACCTGATTTATTTTGAATATGCAAACCAAACCACTGGTTTGCAGGTAAACAGGTGAAAAAGGTGTCACATGACAACATGACCCCTGCATCCCAAACGTTAACTCAGTATGACGTCAAAAGGTTCGAAAGGCATTAACGACAAGTGGGTGAGGACCGTTCTGACAGGGTCACATTGTTGACACTACAGAATATCTGGTCCTCTGttgtaaaatgactaaaaccCATTTCAAAGGCATTAAAGGCATTTCAGGGATGAGGTGAGGTTCATCACTCTGAAAACAATGTGTTCAGCGACTCTGAGTAAAGTTTTTCAATGTACAACTTCAAAGAATTTGGGTATTTCAGCATCTACAGGTTATTTTATTATCAAGGCTTTGAGAGAATTTTGAGAATTCCATGCAAACAAAGGCAAAGACCAAAACTACTCTGAGCAAACTCAGACAATAATTATGATGAACTGGTGTTGGAGCCACTTTGTACTAGTTTCAGGCTGAACTATCTCGAACGTTTAAAACTTAGAAATTTATGTGCTGACTCTtatattcaaatattatattgaaaaaatatttgttttcatcacatttgcacttccttctttttttttttttttttttttaaccattaaaTCAAAATGCAGCTTCGAAGCTAACATGGCCTCACAAAACTGTAATCTTAAtgtctttatatttaaaaactttgAGAGCAATTTGGGATTATTGTGGTTAATTGAACACTGTGGGATCGGAGCTGCTTGTACAGATCTACTGCAGCCTTATGTTAACAGAATAATAGTTCTTTATTTCATACAGtaagtgaacagaaaaaaaaaacacaattgtttgagcaaaatgaatatttgcactaaactttacatttagttatttggcagatgcttttattcaaaccaAATAACACCTGAAGTACAAACTGCTCCGAGAAGTGTTTTGATGTCATGAtaagacagtggagtcatctgaTCAAAATAACAGGCAGAGCTGTGTGTCGTCAGCTATCGACACACAGTGATAGATGAGGACTGAGAAgtgagccctgtggcacaccggtGGTGCAGGTGCTTGAGGGAGAGTGGAGgctgacatgatgcagagagcaggtggtggGATGgttggagaggaggagggtggatatgATGTTAGATGAAATTAACAAGATGTCTCCATCAGGTGGAGAGAAGTGGGAGCTAATGATGCCAACACatatgaaacatgaaaataaaacagacctTATTAATATTCCtaagttgtttttattgattttgcaGGAAGTGGTGTCAGTACAGTACAGGTTCTATTACAGATTATAGATCCAAAAAGTGCTTCACTGTATCACAGTACGTTAGCGCTGTTTGCTCCTGTCAGAAATGAAGCTTCATGTGTAGATGTCACAAACTTAAACTGTGAACAACAGAGATGTGACCTTCTAAATGTCACTAGTTTGATTCCTAGATGAATCAAGGTAGTGGGCAGTAAAAGTAGTTTGCTTCAAAGCTGCACTGATCTTTAAAGAGGAGCTTAACCCTGCAAAGAAACAGAAGAGATCAGTGTTACTGGTGATGGTAGAATGTTGATGATTTAGATTTTATGATTAAATATGCGATAACGTTATAATTCAGAAAACTCAAATTGTCAGATTAGGATGTGACTTACATGGTCTTTAACTCCTCTGTGGGTTGTTGCTCAGAACCAGGTTGACTGTGGGAATACGAGAAaagattataaatatataaaatccaaataatCAGAATAActacattacatttatgttgCATATTTGTAGGTAATATCCATTTATGTCCAGGCACTTTAATTAGAGGGTTAAAAGGTGTTACACTCAAATGTAAAGGCTGCCAACACCATGTGTATCGTTATCGATTCTTAGCGAGACTTAACTGTCACGATGATTAAGACTTTGCTGAAAAAAGCTTCTGCCTTCTGGTGGATTAGCTGAGTGTTTcaaaactaatatttaaacattGCAGTACATTTCTGTTGTGGTTAAAATCCAGAAACTCCCGATGtatcaaatattattttccagaggacaaaaaaaaaaaaaaaaaaaaaacactccaatTTCCAACTGTTTTAAAACGGTCAGGCCTTACATGGAATATTCATATAATTctgaatattaattaattttcaataaataaaagttgtggGTCCATGATCCTAATAAAAGTTGTTTCCAACTCAGATTTTGCTTATTTCTATTGGAACTGCAAAAAAATGCCTGATTGACAGATAATTgctgggaaaaaataaataattacttattgttattaatgtatAATTCAAAAATGTTATAAGGTCTGAAGTTAAATTATAATCGATGTCTTAGCTGTATGGAATAAATGTATATTGAACTTTGAGcagattatgtttatttttatctacaTCCGTGTCAGTAACATGTGGtacagttctttttttaatgttaaactttTGGATCAGATGATGCATCATCTAAATGTCTCTTTCCAATATCACAATGCTAATTTGACATGTAAATTGGGTGGAAGTCGCATCAGTTCCCTGTGCAACTAATACACATGTGCAACACTAAGCTGTTGTGCCACAGCATCATTTATACAAATGTCTTTTGTCATGATGAATCACCATAAACAAACATAAGAACTAATGTGCAAACCTTGTCTGACTTTGAACTTACAAATGAACTTACATGTAAGTGAGGATCTTTGTCAGGCATTGGGTAGCGATTCTTAAGTCACTGTTAAGCAGTTCTGGAAACAAAAGAACACAGGGTGGTAAATTAGAAGCATTGTAAGTTGTGACAGTGACATGTAGATATgaagcaaacacaaatgaaactc
Encoded here:
- the LOC137124491 gene encoding uncharacterized protein, whose protein sequence is MKLLAVFLLAALGCSLTEARIVTKCELKNQLVKATGNLTVKATLKGPTVDKLLAKIVCHAETVSGFNTSAVKGLVGEVNLHPGNHSGVHKEPLGDVNKHLGNHSGVHKEPLGDVNKHLGNHSGVHKDLTGDHDKRNGKEDHHKNQTGSNQPRSRHRRHTKLPSLQVRPASPRQPPQNCTLYGTFQLSSCQVCSNGSTPSANICGMDCSKLVDDDISDDIGCVLKILLSIGNKFLEKETCENTNPSVYFAGCPST